The proteins below come from a single Candidatus Cloacimonadota bacterium genomic window:
- a CDS encoding XRE family transcriptional regulator: MKAHNEGLAQRLKLVRTSVSATQKKLSEVLGCSQAKVSDYESGKLSISNIDLSKIANTYNINLNWLITGEGQMYNNVRAREGSIDLLRLPVLGDIAAGVPFEFVQDEANELLDVPATLLTLPPPYWVFRVDGESMLPVIQPGDYVVLSTNWHGIKLDGRVCAFRTADGITLKQYVLDHRHRTAWLWPINSSYKPVAFNRDTDDCALIAVLVLSIRKYI; the protein is encoded by the coding sequence ATGAAAGCTCATAACGAGGGGCTTGCACAACGCTTAAAACTTGTCAGGACAAGCGTTTCAGCAACCCAAAAAAAGTTGTCAGAAGTACTTGGTTGCAGCCAGGCTAAGGTCTCTGATTATGAGTCCGGGAAGCTTTCAATCTCGAATATTGACCTTTCCAAAATAGCAAATACCTATAACATCAACCTTAATTGGCTCATCACCGGGGAAGGGCAAATGTATAATAATGTACGCGCCCGCGAGGGCAGTATTGACCTCCTGCGTCTGCCTGTCCTGGGCGACATTGCCGCGGGCGTACCTTTTGAGTTTGTCCAGGATGAAGCGAATGAGCTTTTGGATGTCCCTGCCACCCTCCTTACCTTGCCCCCGCCCTACTGGGTGTTCCGCGTGGACGGAGAGTCCATGCTGCCCGTTATCCAGCCTGGTGACTACGTGGTGCTCAGCACCAACTGGCACGGGATCAAGCTTGATGGTCGCGTCTGTGCCTTTCGCACCGCGGACGGTATCACGCTCAAGCAATACGTCCTGGATCACCGTCACCGCACCGCCTGGCTTTGGCCCATCAACTCCAGCTATAAGCCCGTTGCTTTTAATCGAGACACCGATGACTGCGCGCTGATCGCCGTTCTGGTCCTCTCCATCCGTAAATACATCTAA
- a CDS encoding helix-turn-helix domain-containing protein, with the protein MSSENFTLAGKQIKKALIDLDLSYLALARGVGVSVYYIREIVNGTRKARAARQRIAVFLAAQYKRQGQQVPRAIREEAEAA; encoded by the coding sequence ATGTCAAGTGAAAATTTCACGCTGGCCGGGAAACAAATCAAGAAAGCCTTGATTGATCTTGATTTGAGCTACCTGGCCCTGGCGCGGGGGGTGGGGGTATCGGTGTATTACATCCGCGAAATCGTGAACGGCACGCGGAAAGCGCGGGCTGCGCGGCAGCGGATAGCCGTGTTTTTGGCGGCCCAGTACAAGAGGCAGGGGCAGCAGGTGCCGCGGGCGATCCGGGAAGAGGCGGAGGCCGCATGA
- a CDS encoding transposase family protein — MAGYRDHRTSAAGAVMAEVMCDDPAPEVTEVVKPAPGRVVEYVPYHKLDEAQLYALLMQEIERRLRSASSRGACWEEITGAYNAGDLVPELRKLRGCRSERGLRHWWQRWSETGDMFELVHKNTAQIRGRKVTQFEQDYLLKHLLSDSKASIGSSITMLKDEARELGLDSPSSEATLKRWCNDWAAAHPAVWAQGRLGDKYVKDNIIKSLIRNTDDIKFGDVLVGDGHVIGNDIINPLTGKPARLTMIMFYDWASRYPVGASLAYTEDSVHILTALRNAILQLEFVPKCVYLDNGRAFKSKLFTQAPEDHDLSVELAGILPRLGIYAHFAEAYNGRSKVIERYFKTMQEQWERFMSGFRGSTIADKPAHLMRNEKWAKKMFEGKPMEYDEALTMAYYWVRYMYGNRPNAQLKGQTPYTVFRESERPADRAVQIRELDILMLKAERKRVRKDGIMLMGNRYWAPELVDHALQPVVIRYDYCDLRQIMVYDERSWLICEAELREGVNGMAFLSDNPLAYHEVKAEIKENKAIHRMIQKTTKRTVDRAKDGVDRELAKHQGIIEQRKAEIEQHNPLFKNPPMMPPRKPRADVHDDVAALEKIAREAESEVPVVIELEQAVAAAAPAIEKTIELEDLLEDEGSLASTVSFKEMQKIIGIER; from the coding sequence ATGGCCGGCTATCGGGATCATCGAACGAGCGCCGCGGGCGCCGTCATGGCCGAGGTAATGTGCGACGACCCCGCTCCGGAGGTGACAGAGGTTGTGAAACCTGCTCCGGGCAGAGTGGTTGAGTATGTTCCTTACCATAAGCTTGATGAGGCGCAGTTGTACGCGCTGCTGATGCAGGAGATCGAGCGGAGATTGCGGAGCGCGAGCAGCCGGGGGGCGTGTTGGGAGGAAATCACGGGCGCGTACAACGCCGGTGACCTGGTGCCTGAGCTGCGCAAGCTGCGGGGCTGTCGGAGCGAGCGGGGCCTGCGGCATTGGTGGCAGCGCTGGAGCGAGACGGGCGACATGTTTGAGCTGGTTCACAAGAATACGGCTCAGATCCGTGGGCGCAAGGTGACGCAGTTCGAGCAGGACTATTTGCTCAAGCATCTGCTTTCAGACAGCAAGGCAAGCATTGGCAGCTCGATCACGATGCTGAAGGACGAGGCGCGGGAGCTGGGGCTGGACAGCCCGAGCAGTGAGGCCACGCTCAAGCGCTGGTGCAACGACTGGGCGGCGGCGCATCCCGCGGTATGGGCGCAAGGGCGGCTCGGCGATAAGTATGTGAAGGACAACATCATAAAGAGCCTGATCCGCAACACAGACGACATCAAGTTTGGTGACGTGCTGGTGGGTGACGGCCATGTGATTGGCAACGACATCATCAATCCGCTGACGGGCAAGCCAGCCAGGTTGACGATGATCATGTTTTACGACTGGGCCTCCAGATACCCGGTGGGGGCGAGCCTGGCCTACACAGAGGACAGCGTGCACATCCTCACGGCGCTCCGGAACGCGATATTGCAGCTGGAGTTTGTGCCCAAGTGCGTTTACCTGGATAACGGGCGGGCGTTCAAGAGCAAGCTGTTCACGCAGGCGCCGGAGGACCACGACCTGAGCGTTGAGCTGGCCGGGATACTGCCGCGGCTGGGGATCTACGCGCACTTTGCCGAGGCTTACAACGGCCGGAGCAAGGTGATCGAACGGTATTTCAAGACGATGCAGGAGCAGTGGGAGCGGTTCATGAGTGGTTTCCGGGGGAGCACGATAGCGGACAAGCCGGCACATTTGATGCGTAACGAGAAGTGGGCCAAGAAGATGTTTGAGGGCAAGCCCATGGAGTATGACGAGGCGCTGACGATGGCCTACTATTGGGTGCGCTACATGTATGGCAACCGTCCCAACGCCCAGTTGAAGGGCCAGACACCCTACACCGTCTTCAGAGAGAGCGAGCGGCCGGCAGACCGGGCGGTGCAGATCCGCGAACTGGACATATTGATGCTGAAGGCGGAGCGCAAGCGGGTGCGTAAGGACGGGATCATGCTGATGGGCAACCGTTATTGGGCTCCTGAGCTGGTGGATCACGCGCTGCAGCCGGTGGTGATCCGGTATGATTACTGCGATCTGCGGCAGATAATGGTGTATGATGAGAGGAGTTGGCTGATCTGCGAGGCTGAGCTACGGGAGGGCGTGAACGGCATGGCCTTCTTGAGCGATAATCCATTGGCTTATCACGAGGTGAAAGCGGAGATCAAGGAAAACAAGGCCATCCACCGGATGATCCAGAAGACGACGAAACGGACGGTGGATCGGGCCAAGGACGGCGTGGACCGCGAACTGGCCAAACACCAGGGGATTATTGAGCAGCGCAAGGCCGAGATCGAACAGCACAATCCGCTGTTCAAAAATCCGCCCATGATGCCGCCCAGGAAGCCGAGGGCGGACGTGCATGACGACGTGGCGGCCCTGGAGAAGATCGCGCGCGAGGCTGAGAGCGAGGTGCCCGTGGTGATCGAGCTGGAGCAGGCTGTTGCCGCGGCGGCGCCGGCAATCGAGAAGACGATTGAGCTGGAGGACCTACTGGAAGACGAGGGCAGCTTGGCCTCCACCGTGAGTTTCAAGGAAATGCAAAAAATCATTGGAATAGAGAGGTAA
- a CDS encoding ATP-binding protein produces MKEGKLARLGNVVKADQCLDYLLKRPRLEMVGMGLIYGHPGLGKTTYAQRMAYSKGYIYLRLESYMTPKAFAVALKNALMRHLGAGDLPVTGSAAGIMNSIIGLLCQHPEVVIVVDEIDYAFREPKILGALRDIVDETMAVVILVGMQNAKEKLYQINRYYFDRCGVFCEFEQPSKKDIAILSVTVMDVKFAEDIVDYIYRRNKGTLRDTIKLIHSIESVAKSMKLSTITVHDLEAQK; encoded by the coding sequence ATGAAAGAAGGAAAACTGGCAAGGCTGGGCAACGTGGTGAAAGCGGACCAGTGTTTGGACTATTTACTTAAGCGGCCCCGGCTGGAGATGGTGGGGATGGGCCTGATCTACGGACATCCGGGCCTGGGTAAGACCACCTACGCGCAGCGGATGGCCTACAGTAAGGGCTACATTTATCTAAGACTTGAGAGCTACATGACCCCCAAAGCGTTCGCGGTGGCGCTGAAGAATGCCCTGATGCGGCATTTGGGCGCGGGCGACCTACCCGTGACCGGGAGCGCGGCGGGGATCATGAACTCGATCATCGGTTTGCTGTGCCAGCATCCGGAGGTGGTGATCGTGGTGGATGAGATCGACTACGCCTTCCGGGAGCCGAAGATCCTGGGCGCTTTGCGCGACATTGTGGACGAGACGATGGCGGTGGTGATCCTGGTGGGGATGCAGAACGCGAAGGAGAAGTTGTATCAGATCAACCGGTATTACTTCGACAGGTGCGGGGTATTCTGCGAGTTCGAGCAGCCCAGCAAAAAGGACATCGCAATTTTGTCGGTGACGGTGATGGACGTAAAATTCGCAGAGGACATCGTGGATTACATCTATCGCCGCAACAAGGGGACGCTGCGGGACACGATCAAGCTGATCCACAGCATCGAGAGCGTGGCGAAGAGCATGAAGCTGAGCACCATCACGGTGCATGATCTGGAGGCGCAGAAGTGA
- a CDS encoding DUF3164 family protein has protein sequence MPKILDYNGDKYWINGDNQMVLERYVSADDKSRDKLVGELIKRAKRLNKLIIGEKEAMSHAIADYLNKVAAAKGEEWSGGTTLYNFSADQAVVIKMARRIVFSEKLNLAKQKIDECIREWSTGATDELKSLVTRAFEMDKQGKYDTKQILGLRQMKFDHPLWLEAMELIVDSIIVQGTKTYFYFQEANEEGALESIVLDYAKL, from the coding sequence ATGCCTAAAATACTGGATTACAACGGAGATAAGTACTGGATCAACGGCGACAACCAGATGGTGCTGGAACGATACGTTTCAGCCGACGACAAGAGCAGGGACAAGCTGGTGGGCGAGTTGATCAAGCGGGCGAAGCGGCTGAACAAGCTGATCATTGGCGAAAAGGAAGCGATGTCGCACGCCATCGCCGATTATCTGAACAAGGTCGCGGCGGCGAAGGGTGAGGAATGGAGCGGCGGCACTACGCTGTACAACTTCAGCGCGGACCAGGCGGTGGTGATCAAGATGGCGCGGCGGATCGTGTTCAGTGAAAAGCTGAACCTGGCCAAGCAGAAGATCGACGAGTGCATTCGGGAGTGGAGCACGGGCGCGACCGACGAGCTGAAATCGCTGGTCACCCGGGCCTTCGAGATGGATAAACAGGGCAAGTACGACACCAAGCAGATCCTGGGGCTGCGACAGATGAAGTTCGACCACCCGCTCTGGCTGGAGGCGATGGAACTGATCGTGGACAGCATCATCGTGCAGGGCACTAAGACCTACTTCTACTTTCAAGAAGCGAACGAGGAAGGCGCGCTGGAGAGCATCGTGCTGGACTACGCGAAGCTGTGA
- a CDS encoding conserved phage C-terminal domain-containing protein: protein MAEIKELWIMARELLGQDELSRRFRGWIRNLIRTARVKQSSRDSWELDADDAQVIIKDLNDRTKSKFSLTDNAQVMISKLLRQGYTVQDFIRVHEIKTTQWWNDEKMKNNLRPSTLYRQSHFDEYLGEWHRQEAERAELAAKRAKQQTAAPARAAVKQAERDAVVSELNARAWHDFESWGEFMRWTLRFPDASSLNAYLEDVPSRLRAMRTAPRMGFLAATKNCPDGAKTEYLKLKKEHAHGTVQE from the coding sequence ATGGCCGAGATCAAGGAACTATGGATTATGGCAAGGGAGCTGCTGGGACAGGACGAACTGTCCCGGCGGTTCCGGGGCTGGATCCGGAATTTAATCCGGACGGCGCGCGTGAAGCAAAGCAGCAGAGACAGCTGGGAGCTCGACGCGGACGACGCGCAGGTGATAATCAAGGACCTCAACGACCGCACCAAGAGCAAGTTTTCGCTCACCGACAACGCGCAGGTGATGATCAGCAAGCTCTTGAGGCAAGGATATACAGTGCAGGACTTTATCCGGGTGCATGAGATCAAGACCACGCAGTGGTGGAATGATGAGAAGATGAAGAATAATCTGCGGCCGAGCACGCTATACCGGCAGAGCCATTTTGATGAGTATTTGGGTGAATGGCACCGGCAAGAGGCAGAACGGGCGGAGCTGGCGGCGAAACGTGCAAAGCAGCAAACAGCGGCGCCGGCACGGGCGGCGGTTAAGCAGGCTGAACGGGACGCCGTGGTATCCGAACTGAACGCGCGCGCCTGGCATGATTTTGAGAGCTGGGGGGAGTTCATGCGGTGGACACTGCGGTTCCCCGACGCGAGCAGTTTGAACGCATATTTGGAAGATGTGCCTTCCCGGCTCCGCGCAATGCGCACAGCGCCGAGGATGGGCTTCCTGGCGGCGACCAAGAATTGTCCAGACGGGGCCAAAACGGAGTATTTGAAGCTGAAAAAGGAGCATGCGCATGGAACTGTTCAAGAGTGA
- a CDS encoding helix-turn-helix domain-containing protein, producing the protein MELFKSDRCYRPDEIATILGVVISTVYRMMRDIEDPLPSYRIAGKRQLRAQGKDLNAYMERHRVCPENE; encoded by the coding sequence ATGGAACTGTTCAAGAGTGACCGCTGTTACCGGCCCGACGAGATCGCCACTATCCTGGGAGTGGTGATATCAACCGTGTATCGCATGATGCGCGACATCGAGGACCCACTGCCGAGCTACCGTATCGCCGGCAAGCGGCAGTTGCGCGCGCAGGGGAAGGACCTGAACGCGTATATGGAAAGGCATCGAGTGTGCCCAGAAAATGAATGA
- a CDS encoding chitobiase/beta-hexosaminidase C-terminal domain-containing protein codes for MIVTARLQARLHAQHLTARISRVPSSAALDTGLRATLDPLSVDIPLPQCAVPVISLSADNPITTDSLHSITCATLGAAIYYTTDGSDPSTESTPYTVPFAIPTPGAHQIKAIAAAEGYTTSAIAASSVFTVTLDTSGYLSAVTGSGAPIPVKTQGAYHYLIFNQSGTLTIHTATEVDYLLVAGGGSGGVTNLGSGAGGGGAGGCKYVPAATDLTVGAYNVAVGAGGAGIDGSGDGGVGGDSVINEYFTPLVDINKTLGGGKGLYNGATATATGGSGGGNRHIITASPLGNAGQGHNGGGGYASGSNRQGGGGGGKGNDDNPAVDGGNGVGLSGTSTDGGNGGSGIDMNTRFGLTNGVIDDVVIGAAGWFAGGGGGSATSTRPDGIGHSGGTNGRSGLSALANTGSGSGGNEVAASGNGANGVFIIRWAA; via the coding sequence ATGATCGTCACTGCCCGTCTCCAGGCCCGCCTCCACGCCCAGCACCTCACCGCCCGGATCTCCCGCGTTCCCTCCTCCGCCGCCCTGGACACCGGCCTCCGCGCCACCCTCGACCCCCTCTCTGTGGACATCCCCCTGCCCCAGTGCGCCGTCCCGGTTATCTCTCTTTCCGCGGATAATCCCATTACCACCGACAGCCTTCACTCCATTACCTGCGCGACCCTTGGCGCCGCTATCTATTACACTACCGACGGCTCGGATCCCAGCACCGAATCCACCCCTTACACAGTCCCCTTTGCCATACCCACCCCCGGCGCCCACCAGATCAAAGCCATCGCGGCGGCTGAAGGTTACACTACCTCCGCCATCGCCGCCTCGAGCGTTTTCACGGTCACCTTGGACACCAGCGGATATCTCAGCGCTGTAACTGGTTCTGGCGCGCCTATCCCCGTTAAAACCCAGGGCGCCTATCATTATCTGATTTTCAATCAAAGCGGCACTCTCACGATCCATACGGCAACGGAAGTGGACTATCTCTTGGTTGCCGGAGGTGGGTCCGGCGGCGTGACTAATTTAGGTTCCGGAGCTGGCGGCGGCGGCGCGGGTGGGTGTAAGTATGTGCCTGCTGCCACCGACCTAACTGTTGGCGCGTACAACGTGGCTGTCGGCGCAGGTGGCGCCGGGATTGACGGCAGCGGTGACGGCGGTGTCGGCGGCGATTCCGTGATAAATGAATATTTTACCCCTTTAGTAGATATAAACAAAACGCTGGGAGGTGGCAAAGGTCTGTATAACGGGGCCACGGCCACGGCGACAGGCGGTTCTGGTGGGGGGAACAGACACATCATTACTGCTTCTCCTTTGGGAAACGCCGGACAAGGCCACAACGGCGGTGGCGGGTATGCCAGTGGATCCAACCGCCAGGGCGGCGGAGGCGGCGGCAAAGGCAACGACGATAATCCGGCTGTCGATGGCGGCAATGGCGTAGGGCTTTCGGGCACCTCCACCGACGGCGGTAATGGTGGCAGCGGCATTGACATGAACACCCGTTTTGGCCTCACCAACGGCGTGATAGACGATGTTGTGATTGGCGCGGCTGGCTGGTTTGCTGGCGGCGGTGGCGGCAGCGCTACCTCGACCCGACCCGACGGCATCGGCCACAGCGGCGGCACCAACGGCCGCAGTGGACTCAGCGCCCTGGCCAATACAGGATCCGGCTCCGGCGGCAACGAAGTCGCTGCCTCCGGCAACGGCGCGAATGGCGTGTTTATCATCCGCTGGGCGGCATAA